CAGAAACAGGCTCTACTTGAATAAATGGCCTAAAATCAATCTTTAAATTGTATTTTTCAGCCAATTGGAAGTAAGGAGACTTATCGTCTGACGGCTTTGGTTGTGAAACTAATATACTCCGTACCGGGTTTAATCTGTCTTTGGTAGATTTAGTCATAGTCTTAATCTTCTCCTGTTGATTACTTTTCTCTTTCTTTCACCCAATGATAACCTTTGTCAATATCAAAAAGGGGACTATTTCCGCGCTGCAAATGTAAACAAATAAATGGTAATTTTTAAATGACAACCTATTAGACATAATTATAAATAACATCCCCACTCCAAATAGATATATCCCAAAAAAGCCATATAAGAGATATTTGATAGATTGCTCAAATTCCAAATAGTCATTCAAGACCAAAAAACTAACTATAAAAGCCATCCCGAATATTAAAATGGAAATAATCCTGAGAAGGTAAAAAAAATGTGCCGTCACAATTTTACCCAATTCAAATACAAAGGCGATTATTCTTAAAAAAACAAACTTTAAAACTGATATAAGGACCAATATACCTGAACCAAACAGCCAATTCAAGAATAGCTGATTCAAATCCCCATTTACAAGGTCAACCCAATTTCCTGTCCCCAGATTTTTAATAAAAATCATCGACAAAAGAAAAACCAGCATATTGACTATCAATAAATAGAATAAAATATCAATGGAAAAAAATTTCTGAAGGGAATTGGACTCGGAAAAATCCTCAGCTGAAAATACGGCTGAAGGGGTAAGTATCAGTTTGAGCACCAAAGGATAAATCATCTTATATACAGCCAGCAAAAACAAAACTGTCACCACAGCAAAAAAGAAAAAATCATTGAAATTTGAAACTTCTCTTTTTTCTGGGGAAAACTCACCTTTGGTTTCTTCCCTGCTTATACCCATTTGATTATCGAAGAATCCTTTTTCAACTGAAATATCGCTTGGACTTATTCCATTTTTGAACACCCCCAGTAAAATTTCTTCTTTGTTGGCCTCAGCCACTAAATCCTTAAGATCGGCCAAAGAGATTATCAATGTGGTATCTTTTTGTGTGTAGACCCAAAGCTTTTCGCCCAAAAACAAGGTGGATTCTTCTGGAATGCTCAGCCTGTATTCGCTTTGAGGGAAATTTTTGATATCAATATTGACTTGAATGGCGGAGTTGTTTTTGCTTTTTCTATTTGGATATAACTCTTGAATTCTATTGTTATAATTCTCCAAGACCTGGGAATTGGAGTCCAATGAAATCTCAAAAAATGAAATAAATAAAAACAGCATAAACAGTTCTGCACGCATCTTTAAAACCTCCCTGTAAATCCAAAATGAATTTTTGATTGGTTGAGCGCAAAGTTCTGAACGTTTGATCCCCCCAATCCATAGATGAAATTGAAAATACCGTTACCCGTCTCCAAACTTAAACCTAGTCCAGCAGAAAAAGTGTTGTCTACCTTTAATCCTTGTATGTTGTTCTCAATCCTTCCCATGTCGGCAAAAATCATAAAATAAGAGTAGGTATCAAAATAAAATCTTGGCTCCAAATTAATATATAGGTATCTATCGGCAAAAAAGAAGTTTTCATTAAATCCTCTGATGCTTTGGAGACCTCCCAACCTGAACAAATCATTCAGAAGAAGATTATCGTTTTGAACCAAACCTCCGCTAAGTCTTGAAAACAATCCCCATTGTGTATTAAAATAAAAATGTTTTTCGATTCTTCCCTCCAAATAATACTGCAGGGTTTTGAACATAACATCTTCATATAAAGACGGTGGAATGGCTGTATTCTGGATAATGTTTTTATTTCCTACCGCAAATTCCATTTCGGCAAAAACTCCCCTTCTTGGAAAAAAAACATCATCTACCCAATAATGCGAATAATTGATACCATAATTGTTGAATCTAAAATCCCCCGCTTCAGGCAATTCGGTTAGCTCCCCCAAACCCGCTGAACTCAATAAATCACCTGCCTGCCTCCTTGAAAAAAACTTCAAATATCCATCTGAATTGAATCTATACCCAAAACTAAGGCGAAAATCCCTGTTTAAGAAAGTGGTGTCTTCCTTTAAAAGGGAAAAAGAAATTCCCAAATCAATCGATGAACCAAATAACAAGGGTTCGAAAGCTGCAATTTTAAGATTTTGGGAAAATTGATTGAACCGTTGCCAATGGAGTTCGTAATTACGGCCCGTACCCCCCAAATTATACAACATGACATCAAATTGCCCGGTGACCAATAATTTGCCTCCTTCGAGTTCATTGGGAAGAAAACCAATGATGCCATCCACTGAATTGATTTTTCTATCATTGATGGGCAGATACAATGTCGCCTCTTCATTTTGAAAACTCAACTCCGGTTCTCCTGCCAATCTGATATAAGGAAGGTTTCTGACTTGTTGAAACCCATCTGTTACTTTCTTTTGTGAAAAGGGTTCGCCGGGCCTTATCTGAAGAAATTTGGTGAGAAATTTTGGTTTTGTCTTGGTATCACCGGTCAGTTTTAACGTATCAAAAACGATAAATGGACCCAAATCCAAATTCAACGCAGCAGCAAACCCATTTTTAATCCTTTCCAGACTATCTAGCCTGATTGAAGCAAATGGATAACCTTTGTTTTCAGATTCCCTTACCACCGATTCAAACAAGCGGGAAACCTGCCTGAAATCAAAAGGCCTATTACTGAATCTTCTCAAGTCAACTCCCGCTTTGACCAGTATTACTGACTCAACATTTCCTTGCCTGAGCTCAACCCATTCAAATTTAACCCCTGGCTCCACGGATATCCAAAGGGAATCCTTGGACGATTTGATCAATTTCTGCTGTGGATCCAAATAACCCAATTGATGCAGTTCCTGAAATTTTGTTTTGATAAAACTATTCCTTGCTAAAGAATCCCTGAAAACCTGTTCTTCCGTACTGTTTAAATCTCCTTTAAAATCCAACCTGAGCCATTTATCCGATTGGGAAAATGAATTCAGGGATACCAAAAAAAATACCGGTAGAAGTAATAGTAGGGTACTTTTCAATTTTGAGCAATTGGTTTAACTATCTTTGAAGGCTAAAAGTAAACAATTTGTCCGGTATCTACATCCATATTCCTTTTTGTAAGCAGGCCTGTCATTACTGCGATTTTCACTTCAGTACCAATACCAATAGTACTGTTGAAATGATCGAAATGATTTGCCGGGAACTGGAATTGCGCAAAAATTACCTGGGCTCAGATAATCCGGTGGAAAGTATCTATTTTGGCGGGGGAACTCCCTCACTTATTCCCTCCCCCCAAATAGAAAAGATTCTCGATCAGATTCACAAACATTTTACCTTGAATATCAAAGAAGTAACCCTAGAAGCTAATCCCGATGACTTAAACCACGTAAAGCTCCAGGAATTAAAGGCTTTGGGCGTAGATAGACTAAGTATAGGAATCCAGACTTTTGATGCAGGAATTCTCCAATTTTACAACAGGGCACATTCGGCTCAAGAATCTTTGAATGCTATCGCATTGGCCAAAGCTGCCGGATTCCAGAAACTTTCTATAGATCTGATTTATGGATTCCCGTCGGAAAACCATGATATCTGGATAAAAGATCTTGAAATTGCTTTGGCCCAGGATCCCGGACATATCAGCAGCTACTGCCTCACCGTGGAGCCAAAGACTGCCTTGGGCAACTGGGAAAAAAAAGGAATTTACACCCCCTCCACAGATGACTTTGCCGCAGAACAGTTTGAAATGCTTATGGAGTCAATGGGCAAGGCTGGATATGTCCAATACGAAATCTCCAATTTTGGACGACCAGGACAGTTTGCTATTCATAATACCAATTATTGGCTTGGAGTGCCTTATCTGGGAGTAGGGCCCAGTGCACACTCATTCGATGGGAAAATCAGGGGAGCCAATATTTCGAATAATGCCCTTTATATCAAAAATCTGCAAAGAAACGAACTTACCTTTTCTGAAGAAGCAAGCTCAACCATTGACACCGCGAATGACTACATCCTCACTTCACTCAGAACCATTTGGGGACTGGATTTGGGATACCTTCGTGGAAATCTTGGGTTTGATCTCCTTCGATTAAAAAGAAAAGAAACAGAATTACTTTTCAATGAAAATCTGCTCCTAAAGGAAAACAACAGATTGTTATTGACTGCCAGAGGCAAACTCCTTGCAGATAGTATAGCTGCCTCCCTATTTTTGGAATAATTACCATAACTTTGCGCTTCCATGACAAACAACAGATACAATTCCGGTCGGAAAAAAGATGCGGCACCTTTGGAAGAAGCTTTCAATGAATTATTGAAAGCTTACAGGCTCAAAGACAAATTTGATGAACGACTTCTGATGCAAGCATGGCCGGAAATGATGGGCAAAACAGTAGCCACCAGAACTTCCGGATTGTATATCAAAGACAAGAGGCTTTTTGTAAAAATTACCTCCGGTCCCGTAAAGTCCGAACTGAACATGAACCGGACCAAAGTATTGGATTTGATAGCTTCAAAATTCGGAAAAGGAATCATTGAAGAACTGGTAATCCTCTGAACTAATCCTGGGCAGCAAAGACCTTTTTCATTAAATCAGAAGTTCTTTGCAAGGGGTTTTCCCTGATATTTTTTTCCTCCTCGGCTATCAGGATAAACAATCCATCAATTGCTTTCTGGGTAACATAAGCATTAAGATCAGGATCAATTTTTTGTTTGGAAAAAGGGATTTTGTTATAAGAAGAAGCCAAATCTGCATAGTATTTTGTGGCACCGACTTCATCCAAAGATGCCTGGATTTTGGGTTTGAAAAGTTCTACCAGTTGGGTATTTGTTGTCCTTCTCAAAAAATCAGTCGCTGCGGATTGCTCCCCTTTCAATATTCCAATGGCATCCGTTATATTCATTTGCTTAATGGCATTTATAAAGATAGGCTTTGCCTCAATGGCAGCACTTTCTGCACCTCTGTTGATGGCCATCAAGGCTCTGTCAACTTCTCCTCCCAATCCCATCTGACGGAGGGTTCTTTCTACTTTTTTTGCATCTTCAGGCAGCATTATCTTGATGAGTTCATTTTTGAAATAGCCATCTGTCATGGAGGCTAGGTCGGTCCCTTTTACAATTCCCTGTTCCAGGGCTTCTTTCAAACCTGCTGCAACCTGTTCCTGAGAAAGGGGAATCTGTCCTGACGTGACATCTTTGAGCAGTTTATTGATCTGCGCTGTAGAGCAACCATAAAAAAAGACAAAAAGCACCACCAAAGGAAATTTAAAATAACGCATAGAATTTTTTAACATTAATTTAGAGTTATGCCCGTTAACGCAATCAGGATATTTAAGTTTGTTTCTGTAATATTGTGTTTGATTTTCTAAAATGCTTAATATCCCAAGACCATATATCGGAAAAGTAAGTGTTTTGGTAGCCGTCTTAGCATGGTTGGCTTTACTTTTTGTAGATATCACAAGAATTTTTGAAACAGTAAACCGTCTGGAACCTAATATGGCTCCCGAGGTCTCTTATATTTTGGAGATCCTATTCTTTATTACTGTTTATTTATTTTACAATTATTCCATCAACAAAAATGAGGATAGGGATTTCCTCAACCTGATTTGGCGCGGGGCTTCAACAGGACTTCTGGCCGCAGCAGTGGCTCTTTTGATCAATCTTTTTTATCAGATGCTTGGTGAAGGGCGATTGGCATCCGATCCTCTTTTGAAAAATTTCTTTTATCACGTCAATTTTGCGTTGATTACAATGTTCCTGATTTCTTGCACGCTGCTTTGGAAGCATTTGATTCTGTATCAAAAAACCAAAAGAGTGGTACAACAATGGCAGGCATTCGAAATATTACTGCTGATCTGTATGTTTTTCATTTTCTTCAATGAAAACAACCTTGATTACAGCTTTTTATTTGGATTGACATTTCTGACTTTTTTCTCTGCCTCTTTATCCATCAACTTAAAATGGATTCCTTATCTCACCTTTAAAGAAAAATGGAAGTCTATCCTCTTTCTGGCTATTATTTTGGCCTCTACCTCCTACCTGTTTTTCGAGGTAATTTCTTACAGTGGCAGTAACCTTACATTTGTAAATCTGACGGACAACCTGTTTTTAATGGGTCTTTTTGCATTCGTGTTGATTTATTCGCTATTCAGTTTTTTGGTCACGCTTTTCAATTTACCCACCTCCTCGGTTTTTGAACAGAAACTGGTTGAGGCCATTAATTTTCAACGTCTAAGTCAATCTATCAAACCCGGTCAGGACGAAACACAGGTTTTGGATGTTTTGATCGATTCAAGCATGAGTGCAGCTTACGCCGATGGGGGATGGCTTGAATTGTTGGACAGCGAGCAAAGTCCACAATTTATTCAGGAAAGATTTATCAATGAGGAAATACGGAACGAGTTGTATGAGCTCATCAAAAATACCAAACCGTTTTCTGAATTTAAATGGGATTCCTCAGAAAATGAATCCAGGATTTACCAGGGAAAAATCCCCCATAATATCTTTAAATCCGCTTTGATGATACCTTTACTGGT
This window of the Aquiflexum balticum DSM 16537 genome carries:
- a CDS encoding DUF4271 domain-containing protein, with product MRAELFMLFLFISFFEISLDSNSQVLENYNNRIQELYPNRKSKNNSAIQVNIDIKNFPQSEYRLSIPEESTLFLGEKLWVYTQKDTTLIISLADLKDLVAEANKEEILLGVFKNGISPSDISVEKGFFDNQMGISREETKGEFSPEKREVSNFNDFFFFAVVTVLFLLAVYKMIYPLVLKLILTPSAVFSAEDFSESNSLQKFFSIDILFYLLIVNMLVFLLSMIFIKNLGTGNWVDLVNGDLNQLFLNWLFGSGILVLISVLKFVFLRIIAFVFELGKIVTAHFFYLLRIISILIFGMAFIVSFLVLNDYLEFEQSIKYLLYGFFGIYLFGVGMLFIIMSNRLSFKNYHLFVYICSAEIVPFLILTKVIIG
- a CDS encoding ShlB/FhaC/HecB family hemolysin secretion/activation protein, whose product is MKSTLLLLLPVFFLVSLNSFSQSDKWLRLDFKGDLNSTEEQVFRDSLARNSFIKTKFQELHQLGYLDPQQKLIKSSKDSLWISVEPGVKFEWVELRQGNVESVILVKAGVDLRRFSNRPFDFRQVSRLFESVVRESENKGYPFASIRLDSLERIKNGFAAALNLDLGPFIVFDTLKLTGDTKTKPKFLTKFLQIRPGEPFSQKKVTDGFQQVRNLPYIRLAGEPELSFQNEEATLYLPINDRKINSVDGIIGFLPNELEGGKLLVTGQFDVMLYNLGGTGRNYELHWQRFNQFSQNLKIAAFEPLLFGSSIDLGISFSLLKEDTTFLNRDFRLSFGYRFNSDGYLKFFSRRQAGDLLSSAGLGELTELPEAGDFRFNNYGINYSHYWVDDVFFPRRGVFAEMEFAVGNKNIIQNTAIPPSLYEDVMFKTLQYYLEGRIEKHFYFNTQWGLFSRLSGGLVQNDNLLLNDLFRLGGLQSIRGFNENFFFADRYLYINLEPRFYFDTYSYFMIFADMGRIENNIQGLKVDNTFSAGLGLSLETGNGIFNFIYGLGGSNVQNFALNQSKIHFGFTGRF
- the hemW gene encoding radical SAM family heme chaperone HemW — protein: MSGIYIHIPFCKQACHYCDFHFSTNTNSTVEMIEMICRELELRKNYLGSDNPVESIYFGGGTPSLIPSPQIEKILDQIHKHFTLNIKEVTLEANPDDLNHVKLQELKALGVDRLSIGIQTFDAGILQFYNRAHSAQESLNAIALAKAAGFQKLSIDLIYGFPSENHDIWIKDLEIALAQDPGHISSYCLTVEPKTALGNWEKKGIYTPSTDDFAAEQFEMLMESMGKAGYVQYEISNFGRPGQFAIHNTNYWLGVPYLGVGPSAHSFDGKIRGANISNNALYIKNLQRNELTFSEEASSTIDTANDYILTSLRTIWGLDLGYLRGNLGFDLLRLKRKETELLFNENLLLKENNRLLLTARGKLLADSIAASLFLE
- a CDS encoding DUF721 domain-containing protein yields the protein MTNNRYNSGRKKDAAPLEEAFNELLKAYRLKDKFDERLLMQAWPEMMGKTVATRTSGLYIKDKRLFVKITSGPVKSELNMNRTKVLDLIASKFGKGIIEELVIL
- a CDS encoding DUF4197 domain-containing protein — its product is MRYFKFPLVVLFVFFYGCSTAQINKLLKDVTSGQIPLSQEQVAAGLKEALEQGIVKGTDLASMTDGYFKNELIKIMLPEDAKKVERTLRQMGLGGEVDRALMAINRGAESAAIEAKPIFINAIKQMNITDAIGILKGEQSAATDFLRRTTNTQLVELFKPKIQASLDEVGATKYYADLASSYNKIPFSKQKIDPDLNAYVTQKAIDGLFILIAEEEKNIRENPLQRTSDLMKKVFAAQD
- a CDS encoding SpoIIE family protein phosphatase — encoded protein: MLNIPRPYIGKVSVLVAVLAWLALLFVDITRIFETVNRLEPNMAPEVSYILEILFFITVYLFYNYSINKNEDRDFLNLIWRGASTGLLAAAVALLINLFYQMLGEGRLASDPLLKNFFYHVNFALITMFLISCTLLWKHLILYQKTKRVVQQWQAFEILLLICMFFIFFNENNLDYSFLFGLTFLTFFSASLSINLKWIPYLTFKEKWKSILFLAIILASTSYLFFEVISYSGSNLTFVNLTDNLFLMGLFAFVLIYSLFSFLVTLFNLPTSSVFEQKLVEAINFQRLSQSIKPGQDETQVLDVLIDSSMSAAYADGGWLELLDSEQSPQFIQERFINEEIRNELYELIKNTKPFSEFKWDSSENESRIYQGKIPHNIFKSALMIPLLVNKITIGRLFLIKEVKDGFNKEMVNIINTFVGQACISVENYRLLNEAIKNERYKEELKIAQRVQRSLLPTELHHNETFEISGFSEAADEVGGDYYETKEIAKNLFAIIIGDVSGKGTSAAFNMSQMKGIFHSLVQLNPSPGEFLAKANIALSQCLERNHFITTSYFLVDTQNKKIKYSRAGHCPTLFYDASLDTCEYLNSDGLGLGIVRNSLYENYIHESDFDFEKDDVLVLFTDGIIEAKNKSGEEFGYERLKKTLNKLHSFASNEIQKRIMEEIYRFVGQNNLPDDDFSLLVIKFKL